One stretch of Hevea brasiliensis isolate MT/VB/25A 57/8 chromosome 12, ASM3005281v1, whole genome shotgun sequence DNA includes these proteins:
- the LOC110672168 gene encoding uncharacterized protein LOC110672168 — protein sequence MSLDSHIERVLWTKFQISKRVTEIASEITNDFTSISPPPVIVGVATGAFLFLADLVRQIQLPVSVDFIRAESYGSGTKSTGAPTISMDLKLNVEGKHVILVEDIVDTGSTLSSLIAHLKSKGASSVSVCSFLDKPARRKVHFELVGDGKYYLGFECPDHFVVGYGMDFAELYRNLPYIGVLKPEYYKQFDLS from the exons ATGTCGCTGGATTCTCATATAGAGAGGGTGCTATGGACCAAGTTCCAAATCTCTAAACGAGTCACAGAGATTGCATCTGAAATCACCAATGATTTTACCTCGATTTCTCCTCCTCCGGTGATAGTGGGCGTGGCTACCGGCGCTTTCTTGTTCTTGGCTGACTTGGTCAGGCAAATACAGTTGCCTGTTTCCGTTGATTTTATTCGCGCCGAATCCTACGGTTCCGGCACGAAGTCCACCGGTGCCCCCACTATTTCCATGGACTTGAAGCTCAATGTTGAAGGCAAACATGTCATCCTG GTTGAGGATATTGTAGACACAGGAAGCACTTTATCCAGTCTCATTGCACACTTGAAATCCAAGGGAGCTTCCTCTGTTTCTGTTTGCTCTTTCCTTGATAAGCCAGCAAGAAGGAAAGTCCATTTTGAACTAGTGGGTGATGGAAAGTACTACCTAGGTTTTGAG TGCCCAGATCACTTTGTTGTGGGTTATGGAATGGATTTTGCTGAACTATACAGGAATTTGCCTTATATTGGTGTCTTGAAGCCTGAATATTATAAGCAATTTGATTTATCATGA
- the LOC110672166 gene encoding polyadenylate-binding protein 3, translated as MAVPATANATSVLTTPAAPVASVTGGGPFVNASLYVGDLEHNVNEGQLYDLFSQIAQVVSVRVCRDQAKRSSLGYAYVNFSNPQDAANAMEALNSTPLNGKPIRIMFSHRDPSIRKSGYANVFIKNLDTSLDNKALHDIFAAFGTVLSCKVAVDNNGQSKGYGFVQFENEDAAQSAIKRLNGMLINDKQVYVGLFVRHQERIRANGSPKFTNVYVKNLSDTTTDEDLKKIFGAYGTITSAVVMKDQNGKSRCFGFVNFQNPDAAAAAAEKLNGATINNDKAWYVGRAQSKAERASELKTKFEQERISRYEKPRGANLYLKNLDENIKDEKLKELFSEFGSITSCKVMLDHQGLSKGSGFVAFSTPEEASRALIEMNGKMIGRKPLYVAVAQRKEERQAQLQAHFTQIRATGGMSPLPSGIPGYHPGAPQQLYFGQGTPGMIPAQHAGYGFQQLMPGVRPGFASNFIMPYHLQRQGQPGPRMGTRRGGNPHQMRRQQLLHMGNNPGYMGNARNGIDSFSVPQGLVGPMMPLPFGVSGNPIDIQQPVIISTLASALASASPWTRNEMLGGHLYPLVERLQPDHVAKVTGMLLEMDQTEVLHLIESPDALKKKVAEAMQVLREAAE; from the exons ATGGCGGTTCCTGCTACAGCCAACGCAACTTCAGTGCTTACTACGCCCGCTGCACCTGTTGCTTCTGTGACTGGTGGTGGGCCGTTTGTGAATGCGTCTCTCTACGTGGGAGATCTGGAGCATAATGTGAATGAGGGCCAATTGTATGACCTGTTTAGCCAGATTGCTCAGGTCGTGTCTGTTAGAGTTTGTAGGGATCAGGCAAAGCGATCCTCACTTGGTTATGCTTATGTCAATTTCAGTAATCCACAAGACG CTGCAAATGCGATGGAGGCTCTGAATTCTACTCCTTTGAATGGGAAACCTATCAGGATTATGTTTTCTCATCGAGATCCTAGTATTAGAAAAAGTGGATATGCCAATGTTTTCATCAAAAATCTGGACACGTCACTTGATAACAAGGCGTTGCATGACATTTTTGCTGCCTTTGGGACTGTCCTTTCTTGCAAGGTAGCTGTTGATAACAACGGTCAATCAAAAGGATATGGTTTTGTACAGTTTGAAAATGAGGATGCTGCACAGAGTGCAATCAAACGGTTGAAtggtatgttgataaatgataaaCAAGTTTATGTTGGACTTTTTGTTCGACATCAAGAAAGGATTCGGGCTAATGGATCACCAAAGTTTACTAATGTTTATGTTAAAAACTTGTCTGACACAACAACTGATGAGGACCTTAAGAAAATTTTTGGCGCTTATGGTACCATCACCAGTGCAGTTGTTAtgaaggaccaaaatgggaaATCCAGGTGTTTTGGTTTTGTGAACTTTCAGAACCCAGATGCTGCTGCTGCAGCTGCTGAGAAGCTGAATGGGGCTACCATCAATAATGACAAAGCTTGGTATGTTGGTAGGGCCCAAAGTAAAGCAGAAAGGGCATCAGAGTTGAAAACCAAGTTTGAGCAGGAAAGAATTAGTAGATATGAAAAACCAAGAGGTGCAAATTTATATCTGAAAAATCTTGATGAGAACATTAAAGATGAAAAGCTGAAGGAATTATTTTCTGAGTTTGGGTCTATAACATCATGCAAG GTCATGCTTGATCACCAAGGGCTGAGTAAGGGCTCTGGTTTTGTTGCCTTTTCTACACCTGAGGAAGCTTCAAGAGCT TTGATTGAAATGAATGGAAAGATGATTGGAAGGAAACCCCTTTATGTTGCTGTTGCCCAACGCAAAGAAGAAAGGCAGGCTCAACTACAG GCACATTTTACTCAAATTCGAGCTACTGGAGGAATGTCACCTTTGCCTTCTGGAATTCCTGGATACCATCCAGGGGCACCACAGCAGCTTTACTTTGGTCAAGGGACTCCTGGTATGATACCTGCTCAGCATGCAGGATATGGCTTCCAGCAACTCATGCCTGGAGTGCGCCCTGGTTTTGCTTCAAACTTTATCATGCCATATCACCTTCAAAGACAGGGACAACCTGGGCCGCGGATGGGAACACGTCGTGGTGGGAACCCCCACCAGATGCGGCGGCAGCAG CTATTGCACATGGGAAACAATCCAGGCTACATGGGAAATGCAAGAAATGGCATAGACTCATTTTCTGTTCCACAAGGCCTAGTGGGTCCTATGATGCCATTGCCCTTTGGGGTCTCCGGAAATCCTATTGATATTCAGCAACCGGTTATCATCTCAACTCTTGCATCTGCTTTGGCTTCTGCTTCCCCATGGACGCGTAATGAG ATGCTTGGTGGCCATCTTTATCCGCTTGTGGAGCGTCTTCAGCCAGATCATGTGGCGAAGGTGACTGGGATGTTATTGGAGATGGATCAAACAGAGGTGCTACATCTCATCGAGTCCCCAGATGCTCTGAAAAAGAAGGTGGCTGAAGCAATGCAAGTCCTCCGAGAAGCTGCTGAATGA